CCTTTAGAATAACTGCAGATTTGGGGCTTAAAAGTTGGAGCGCTTGTACTGTTCAGAGTAGAAATATGGTGCATTTTTTAATAGTGACGGTAATTGACCACGGGAACAATTTACCTCGGGATGttctggattctccatcacttgcaggcTTTCAGTCAGGActggatctctttctaaaagagatgctctcaCTCAAATGTAAGCTACAGGCTTGAGGCAGAAATGATTGgctgaggttctttggcctgtccTATTTTCTGCagcaggtcggactagatgaccacaattgTCCCTGGCAGCCTTAACAACTATGACTGTATGAAAACTATGAAGGTTGGCAGCAACGCTTCAGTTACATATTTAATGTGgttctgtcaaggctgattccccactctggcagttcgagtgcagaaggtgggggcccgcaaggatttttaaaaattaatacttaccactccaggcttgtattaaactcccaggtAAAagaggaatctccttcctttgaagtttttaaggtcaggcttgacaaagcccaggttggaatgatttagttggggattggtcctgctttgagcagggggagggtctagatacctcctgaggtcccttccagccctgttaatctatgattgtatgattcccaaggttacagcttttctctgacattggcttgggaaacactgccaccacccaaatggaAAACCCTTTTTTgaaacccaggaaggtgcacttgggaattccttcctgtggggtaccctgcAGCCCTTTCACACatacccctccagggaagagctgagaaagaaaacaaaggaaattagctgttgccaccagctaattaagcAGCATATGCATAAACCTCTtgggacaccaaaaatccaatcctgttctttaaaaaggtaaattttattaaaaacaaaaagaaagacatacatctggaacttaggcttttgctagattttaaaagagcaattccaaaaattaagcacccaaaataactttcttggggttcaacttaaaggttacaagcatacaaaagcatctggggttagcacagaggagtccacaagccaataagaaataaaagaaataaccctaatcgcgtTTTCCgccctttcctcataggtcaggttttctaaacctttcatcattttggtTACTCtcttctggtctctctccaatttgttatgtattttttaaagtgtggccCCCACAACTAGAcacggcactccagctggggtctCACCCGTGCCCAGTAGAATGGAACAATGATCTCCTGGGTCTTACATATGACATATCTCTTaagacaccccagaatgatgttaagCTTTTTCAAAATAGCATCCCGTCATTGGCTCATACTCAGTTTCTGATCTACCGTAGCCCTGAGATTCATTTCTGCAGTATTGCCACCTAGTCAGTCATTCCCCAttatgtatttgtgcagttgatttATTCTTCCTTGGTGTTGCACTTGGACTTGTCTTTATTGAGTATTATTTTGTTGATCTCAAAAAAGTTCTCCAATTGATCAAggtgattttgaattttaatcctgtcctgcaAAATGCTCGTAACCCCGCTCAGCTTGATGGCCTCTGCAAATTTCATAAGCGTACTCTCCACTCAGTTATCCacctcattaatgaaaatattgaatagtaacgGCCGCAGGACAGACTACTGGAGACCCCATtaaatacaccctcccagtttgacagtgaacatTCATAACTACTGTTTGAGAATGTTTTTTCAACCGTTGTAGAACCCACCTCTAAGTATTTCATCTTCACAACTTTTCTCTCATTTGCttgtgtgggactgtgtcaaaagctttactaaaatcaagaaatAGGACATCTATTGCTTCACCCTTCATCTACTACTCATCATTCTGTTCTATTCTAGGCTCTTACACATGGATTGTTTAATGGTCTCTTTGAGTaactttccaggtatcgaagttaggctgactatCTGTAATTCCTCaggtcctctttcttccctttcttaaagagaaaGTTTAATGTTAAAAGAGTTTAAGTTTAAAGAGAAATGTTTTCCCTTCTGGAGTCCTCTGGGAccacacccatcctccatgagttccaGAAGATAATCACTATGGGTTCaaagattgcttcagctacttCCTTAAGTATGCTAGGGTGAATGGCGTACAGccttgccaacttgaatacatctaacttatttcaatattttatctgtttttccctattctggcttgtgttccttcccccttcttgTGAAGCACCTGGTCACAATCAActcttttagtgaagactgaagtaaaataggcatcaacctcctcagccttcttgatatcgtctgttattagctctccttccctcttaCGTAGcagacctacactttcctttgtcttacccttgctcctaatgtatttgtagaacctcttcttattgcctggtatgtcccttgctaggtgtaacttatTTTATATCTTAGCATTCCTGGTTTTTTCCCTACATTCTTGGCTTGTTCTTTTCTACTCATCCGTAGCAATTTGTCCCTGTTTCCACTTGATAATGTTCAGGTCACTAAAGAGTGCCTGGTGCAGCCGTATTGGCCTCTCAGGAGGCTTCATGTCATTCATGACTCCAAAttgatagatttttaaggctGGAGCATAAGGGCGGCAGAATCAAGTTTGTTGTCAGGCCAAAGAGCTCGAGGGTTTTCAGTCTGATGGAATCTGTACCTTTAATGACCCGGCTTTGGGATTTTGTCCCTGTGGGTTTGTGCACAGGAAGGTGggaagggagctgtggggtcctCTTTCATGATCAACACCACGCTGAAAGCTGTGCAAGGAGCCTGAACTCTACGGGTGTGCCTGGTTGGGAGAAACCTTGGGGCAGCCCCATCATGTTCTTTCGGGGAAAATTCACCCCTTGGCAGAAGGGCTGCAAAGGGACCTGAGCACCATCAAGCCTTTAACACAGGACATTGTCAGGCCCTCCTTCCTGGAGTGTACTAAACCGTCAGGGAGTGATTTCTTTGGGTGTTATGGGCTACCTGTCTCATAGAACCAAGAGGGCAAAGGGCGTTACCCACTTTCTAGATGGAACCTGCAGTAAATCAGGGAGGCTAAAGCACTGCATGCCCTGAGTGctaaattttccaaagtgacaattgattttgggtgtctcaaaACTTAGAGAGACTTTCAAAGGGGCCACATTTTCGGagggcagctgctcagcactttcttaAAACCAGGCCCCTTTGAGGACATCCCGTGTTGGGCACCCATAGTTGCTAGTCACTTTTAACAAGTTGAGCCTTAGTGTCTGGATCTCTGCTGCAATAGGGATAGGGGTTGGGTCTCTTTAATGAGGATGGTGTGTGACTCCTAGTTGGGGGTTTTCATTGGCCAGTAGCAAAATGAGGTGATTCACTCTGGTTCATGTCCCTAATCTCCTCCCACAATATGGAAGCAGAGGACAACAGTTTAGGTTTGCAGAATGGCAATTTATTACGCACAGGAGCCCTGGTGAGCAGCATTGCAACAGCTGCTAAGCGGCGGATAGAAGCAGACACTCGGAAGCTGTTGAGATTGTTATGAGCCTGGCTTCCGATGGTGCTTCCAGCAGAGGAGAAATGGAGCCACATCTGGGTCTGGCAGCATCGGCTCGCTTTCATCTCCTCTCTTTCTGGATCTTCTTAGCCAAGGGCGATACCTATACCGGCACGAATGATTTTCCCTTTATGTCGACGAAGAAACCTGCCAGCTCTTTTCCTGAATCTACTCCAGCGGCCCCGTGTGACGATATTAGGCTAGAGAGAAAAGAAGTCAGGGTTAGCATCTCCACGCAGACTGAAACTGGCTCCTGCAGCTCAGGGAATGTTACTTTGTTCTCTCTTGTGTTTCATTTGTTATTAGCAATGACTAGAGGCCCCAACTTTGAGGAGGGCTGCGGTAGTTGCTGTAACACACGCACAGTGGgcgacagtctctgccccaaggggATTACAGCCGAGATAGACAGAGGGGTAAAGGGTGAGGGGTTAGAGCGTGacatgcctgaggtcacacagctagtcagtagcagagcaggaagtagagcccaggtctcctgagtcccagtccagtgccctctcCCCTGAAGCACATGGCCTCTCCAGAACAACAGAGAGCATCCGGCCAGTGTCACTGTGGGCCTAGGTGGCTAGTGGGGGAGAGGAGTAGCCTTCAGGAGCGAGTGTTCCCGTTGGACTCTGGACAGGGGGTGACATCGCTCTGTGGctctgagggaggggcaggagcttgCCTGCTGGGGGGACAGTGTGCTAGGGTGGTGCCATTGAAGGCACAGGATTATAGACTCAGCCCTTATCCCCTCGCCCTTTACTGTCTGTAACCCTTACTCCCACCTTGGGCAGGTCCCTGCTGTAGAGTAAGAAGGAAGGGCCATGCCTGGGGCCTTTTGTCTGCTGTGTGGGACCGGGGGCCATTCAGTGTCTGCATCATACAACGTATTTAAACGTCAATGCCAAACAAAGGCAGGTGGTGAGGatcctccccagagccccctgcccttgCCCCGCTCCCAGGCACCGTCTGGAGCTTTAGGTTTCTTACGTATCCCAGGGAGATTAGAATTTGCTTCCCGCGGttctgctggcagctgcagggttCCACCTCCAGGCCTGTGGGGCAGGCGGCCTTTGCCAGCTCACTGCCAGCAGGTGGAGCTGGACACTTGTTCTGGGAACACTTGTGCAGTGTGAAATACCTGGCCAGGATCTCAGCGAGGGAAACCCTtagccctgcctcagcccagctgtgagcAGAGAGGAGGTCCTCCAGGTCACTCACCTCCTCAGACGCCTCGTCGCATTTGATAATGACGGAAGCAGGGTCCTGTTCAGTGGAGAAGAATCCAGAGCAGTCTTTGACCAGCtgtaaaggagagaaaagagaccTCAGCATCTTACTGTCAGGGAGCGCTAACGCTCAGCCCTCCTGCATGTGGAGACCTGCTTCCCAGGGTGGGTTGGTCACAAGTTAAGGAGGATGTTGGGAGGCTCAATCTTGGGCCTGGTTTGGACATCAccctggatcaggaccccattgcgagaggaactgtacaaacacagaccagaaagatgatccctgccctgaggagctttcAATCTAAGTAGCCTTTGCTCATGTTCAATAGTTCCTTACTTTGCGAGCAGTCACTTTGCGATTCCTTGTGTACTCCAGATGAGTGAGAGGGGCCCACAGAGAACAGCATATGGGTAAATGTAGATATAGACAAGGAGAGAATGAGCCAAAATCTGTACTCAGTTGAGCCAAGTGAAGCAGGATTTCTGTTAGGACAGAGCATACCTATAGAATTGGAAGCATGGACGTGCAGTTAAAGCACTGGGCTGCCATTCGGGAGACCTGGGTggaattccccactctgccactgtcctgGTGTGTCACCTTGAGTGAGTCACATCACCCACCAGTGAGACAGGGATAAGAGCACTCCCTCTCGGCCAGCCTGtctctgtctggtctatttagtttgtgaactctttggggcgaAGCAGGGACTGTCTGAGTTTATGCAACACTTGGCACCATGCGGCCCTGATCTCATTAGGAACGTCAGTGCACCATGAATAATATTTTACACGAGCTGCATCCCCgtctccttttgacttcagtgagggttCCCCAGTAGAACGGTGCCCCAGCTGACAACAGCAAACTAGAGATTAAAAACCATCCAGTCCTATAATGTCCCATGGCCCCATTCTTTCCTTTATGTCTCTGCTGGAAACACACGTTTTCTGTGAGGCTTCGGGACCTGACAGATGCCATTGGTCAACTTAAAGTGCAGAGGGAGGTGTCTCCATGCAGCAAGTGATCCTTACCCCATCTTCTTTGAATTCACACTGGCTGATGTCGCGTTTCTCTTTTACCGGGCACACTGTCTCTTGAACAGTGAATGTCAGCGGCTGGATAGTTTTTGAAGACACGTCCTAAGAAGAAATTCaatgaaagaacaaaataaacattCACTGTGAGCAACAAGGCACCAGGCTCCACTTTGGCCTTGTAATTATTTTCTATTCTATTACAGTATTGCCCAGAGGCCTAGACTGGCATCAGATccgcattgtgctaggagctgctCAAACACATACGCAGATGAGGCCCTTATGCAAAAAGATTCCAGTCTAAGCAGAATGTAAGTATTGACTtgttctagtccagtggttctcaaacttatttgatcgcaCCCCCCTTCTTCGTATCTATAGTCATTtatctctcccccctctcccgccaCTCAAATACACAGACTGCTTCCCAGGGGgtcagagagcagcggctgcggggtgggcgtccagctctgtaggcagcacaccgccagcagcagcgcagaataaGGGTGGGGTGGCAATGcgaaatatcacttttcacagcacactTAGTGTCCcgttgccactcttacttctgcactgctgctgttaccccggggctgacagccaggtccccactgcccagtgctgaCAACCGGAGCCCTGCCATTGCCTCCAGGTGAGTGATTGCGGGACGGGGAAAAGAACCCAAGCCTGGGCTGTCTCCTGGTGAGGGactggggggatgggaaggagagcCTGGGTGGCAGGATTCTGGCAGTGACTGACTCGGGGCATCGGCATTCAGGCCGTGACTGTCCCAGGGAGGCGGGgcctctggctgtcagccccagagtGGCAGGACTCCATCTCTTCCCTTTATCCCCTCCCACCACTGCCTGGGTGTGCACGGCCATTCTGCATGACGCCCAATCCGCCAGGGCTGAcagtatgtatttgtacagcacctagcacaatggggccatggtCTTGGCTGGAACCTATAGATGCTGCTGGGAGATAAATAATATATCAATTCGGTCCCTCCAGGAAGAATAGTGCCCAGCGCTTTGTTGCCACttaataaataatgacaataaGGGATTATcaaatgtctttattttaaatctgtcttCTACATACTACTAAATATGAATTCTCTTCGCAAGGAGACCCAGGGAGGCatttaattcaaataatttttcCTCTTAACCCTTTTTAAACCTTCCAAATTCCATGCCTTTAATGACCAATAATCAGTATTTATTTGTAAAGTTTCAGAAcccagacaaacaaaacaaaacaagtgtatTACTTTAAGAACACTCAAGAATTGTGAACCCATTGCATGATTTTTTCAGGGCAGACTCATTCTCTTTGAACACTTATGCTGGCTACCAcctttgtgccaggcgctgtacaaacacagagtaagacggtccctgccctgagtTGCTCAAAGTATAATTCAAATGGAAAACATGCTCTGCCTGCTGTATCTGAATGAACTGCTGCTCTCAGGCCCTTCCTCTGCAGCGGCACCAGGAAGCTGCTGTGTGGTAATACAGGGAAATAGCTGTCTGGCTGCTACCCGTCCCTGCACATATTTCACTCCCTCTTTATAACCAATTTTGGCCATGCTGCTTTCAGTGACTCGAGTTGGCTGGTCTATAAATTCCCTGTCGTTCCCCTTCCCCTAACCACTGCCTACTTGGATTGTGAGCAGAAACTGTCTTTCATGAGTGCCTGGAGGGTACCTAGCCCATAGCCAGCACCACCAGAAATCAGCCCTGGCTAATAACAGCAAGGGTGCAAATACCAGACTGTAGGTACAGGAGTCTAGCATCAGAGGCCAGCGATTTCCCATTGACCTGCTCTATGAGCTCAAGCGGCATCGAATATACACAGGCCACAAAGCGATTCCCCAGGTCACTCACCCAGTCTGGCTGCGGCTCAGCTTCCAGGAGCCGATAGGCCAGTGTTATATCTGGATCTTGGTTGTAGATCTGAACTGCAGCTAAAACCGCATCCTCGTGGCTTGGCAGAGGGGATGATGATGGCGCGGGGGCTGCTGTGACCGCCCCGACAATCAGCAGGACTTTCAGGCAGGTCTCCATCCTGTGCCCTGTGGGattcagtgagagctgggtgGGCAGCCCTGTCCCTCCCGGGGAAAGCCCTTTTATACGCTGCCTCCTCTGTATAGGCTAGTGCCTCATTGGCTGCCTGCTTCCATCCCCCCTTAACAGGTGACTTTTCCCCATCCATCTGCAGGACGTTTCTATTGGCCACCCTGCTGGAGCAGGCACAGAGGGGAGGTCGGTAAGAGGAAAAGGaggattttttcaaataaattgctgAAATGGTGTGCACCAATTGCAAAACAACCCATGGTAGTGGGTAGGGGGTGTCCAGGGCCCCCTGTATTGGGAAAGGCTGAGCTACGTGTCTTAATtctgttgggccagatcctcgtCTGGTATAGCTGCCATATCTCCATTGGATTTCATGGATCTACGCTGATTTACATGAATAGAAGACCTGTCCCCTAAAGTCCAGACAACCAGAGCTTTACGCAACAGCTCTGTCCAGAAATCACACAACAATCATTCCCCTAGAGCCAGTCAGTAGGCCCAGGTCACTGGTTTTGATGGTGCCACCACTAAATCCAGGGGGACTGTACAGTGCATTAACAATGGATAACCACACATCGGACTGCTCCTGACAGGCCAACCTGCTCTTTTGTATCCCTAGCAATGGGGCTCCCTCGTATCCAATAGGAGGACCCTGTTACAAAGCCTGAGAGATTTTTCtaccatgaaaagaaaaggagttcttgtggcaccttagagactaaccaatcaaataaattggttagtctctaaggtgccacaagtactccttttctttttgcgaatacagactagcacggctgctactctgaaaccttctattaTGTAGTCCTCCTGTGAGTCAGTCTAACCCGTCCCTTCTTAATGTTATCCCATTGCTCCTAGTCATACCCCTAGCCCCCTTTCCAAATGTATCCCCCTCTCACGGGGTTAAGTCCTTTG
The window above is part of the Chelonia mydas isolate rCheMyd1 chromosome 2, rCheMyd1.pri.v2, whole genome shotgun sequence genome. Proteins encoded here:
- the LOC119565439 gene encoding uncharacterized protein LOC119565439; amino-acid sequence: METCLKVLLIVGAVTAAPAPSSSPLPSHEDAVLAGVQLYNQEPGTTLAYRLLEAEPQPDWDMSSKTIQTLRFTVKETVCLVSEKRDINQCEFKEDGLIKDCSGFFSTEKDPPSVIIKCEEASEEVGQKPLSLNPTGHRMETCLKVLLIVGAVTAAPAPSSSPLPSHEDAVLAAVQIYNQDPDITLAYRLLEAEPQPDWDVSSKTIQPLTFTVQETVCPVKEKRDISQCEFKEDGLVKDCSGFFSTEQDPASVIIKCDEASEEPNIVTRGRWSRFRKRAGRFLRRHKGKIIRAGIGIALG